The proteins below come from a single Bactrocera dorsalis isolate Fly_Bdor chromosome 5, ASM2337382v1, whole genome shotgun sequence genomic window:
- the LOC105233004 gene encoding sialin, whose product MEDVVKSEKFNGHKMEIAHHDPNEIVEAEPLSWKFWKKRRYVVVFLAFLGFFNVYSLRVNLSVAIVAMTENRTVIDDAGNISYEQDFPWDSKQRGLILSSFFYGYITTQFIGGFIGAKIGGNIVFGLGIGTTALLTLLTPLAAKHSLEMFLAVRIIEGVFEGVTFPCIHAVWSRWSPPLERSRMASIAFAGNYAGTVIAMPSSGLLASAYGWESVFYVFGTIGLIWFFIWIVVVRSGPDRDRFCSDDEREFIQKKIGYGGNKQIKHPWKAIFTSKPFYAIVASHFSENWGFYTLLTQLPTFLKDTLNFNLDKTGFVSAVPYLAMGILLGVSGYLADWLQIKKILTTTQVRRYFNCAAFLAQTIFMILTAYLSDPTWSVVCITIAVGLGAFAWSGFAVNHLDIAPQHASVLMGIGNTFATIPGIVSPLLTGYLVTEKTAEEWKAVFFISAGIYLIGCIIYWLWASGELQEWAKTPEQKASEAEERQRAVLAKSNGKEGYVNAAAELKEQ is encoded by the exons ATGGAGGACGTTGTGAAAAGCGAAAAATTCAATGGGCATAAAATGGAAATTGCGCACCATGATCC CAACGAAATAGTCGAAGCTGAACCGCTCTCATGGAAATTTTGGAAGAAGCGTCGCTATGTTGTCGTCTTCTTGGCATTCCTCGGATTCTTCAATGTTTACTCGCTGCGCGTTAACCTCAGTGTGGCCATAGTGGCAATGACTGAGAATCGCACAGTGATCGATGATGCTGGCAATATTTCGTATGAACAAGATTTTCCTTGGGATTCGAAGCAGCGGGGGCTGATATTGAGTTCATTCTTCTACGGTTACATAACAACACAATTTATTGGCGGTTTTATTGGCGCCAAAATCGGTGGCAACATT GTATTTGGCTTGGGTATCGGTACCACTGCGCTGCTGACGCTACTCACACCCTTGGCCGCTAAGCATAGCTTGGAAATGTTTCTTGCTGTGCGCATCATTGAAGGTGTTTTTGAG GGCGTCACCTTCCCCTGCATACACGCTGTCTGGTCGCGTTGGTCACCACCGCTGGAACGTTCGCGCATGGCCTCCATTGCCTTTGCGGGCAATTACGCCGGCACCGTTATAGCTATGCCTTCGTCGGGTCTTTTAGCCTCGGCTTACGGCTGGGAGAGTGTCTTCTACGTATTCGGCACAATAGGTTTAATATGGTTCTTCATATGGATTGTGGTGGTGCGTTCGGGTCCAGATCGTGATCGTTTCTGTTCGGACGACGAACGTGAATTTATACAAAAGAAAATCGGTTATGGCGGCAATAAGCAAATTAAACATCCCTGGAAGGCGATATTCACCTCGAAACCATTCTATGCTATTGTTGCTTCACATTTCTCCGAAAATTGGGGTTTCTACACGCTGCTCACGCAACTGCCCACATTTTTGAAAG aTACACTCAACTTCAATCTGGATAAGACTGGCTTCGTTTCGGCTGTACCCTACCTGGCTATGGGCATACTGCTCGGTGTCTCCGGCTACTTGGCTGATTGGTTGCAGATTAAGAAGATCTTGACCACCACGCAAGTGCGTCGCTACTTCAATTGCGCTGCCTTCCTCGCTCAGACCATTTTTATGATACTCACGGCCTACCTCTCGGATCCAACATGGTCGGTGGTTTGCATTACCATAGCTGTGGGATTGGGTGCTTTCGCGTGGTCGGGTTTCGC TGTCAACCATCTGGATATCGCACCACAACACGCCAGCGTTTTGATGGGCATCGGCAACACGTTCGCCACCATTCCCGGCATTGTCAGCCCCCTGTTGACTGGCTACTTGGTCACGGAAAAAACGGCTGAAGAGTGGAAAGCGGTGTTCTTCATTTCGGCCGGTATCTATCTCATCGGTTGTATCATCTATTGGTTATGGGCTTCGGGTGAACTGCAAGAATGGGCGAAGACACCCGAACAGAAGGCGTCAGAGGCTGAGGAACGTCAACGTGCTGTGTTGGCTAAGAGCAATGGCAAGGAGGGTTATGTGAATGCCGCAGCTGAGCTCAAGGagcaataa
- the LOC105233002 gene encoding interaptin, whose amino-acid sequence MDPAELIDMAKRATELKSVNYADEQPQPEVAPVKKKKKKLTKAQKRELRLQRELEFKKLEITEHLKRELELSKRSAKRGKEDWEEICREIKIEELKTEVLEWSKKTQRVMQQKDEKVQSLLADIESTQELHKRNFERHLQVLDFAISCYNTLLEVSKQLYESEAQQLIEEFKDELNAHQKIQDGFRVNCENIMHATNLVVENQMLTDYEIFVEKQDNEVNTEIEKRFCIRDAVIAKMKTLHKQLIDFINSLVNVSLDTKKYEHIHMLMDRQRNFVIESRRLNDIEFRLTRTAGELQRDLVHNEVEAQRKLADLRLEQEYFLQVRKGIERNINYDRNVTFEKLQTLSGECYGMLKDYQKLLKYGELLLSHAANCRKLQTESEKVVAPKNEDEASVDDATFQLEALNLKAHIDISEEELSKHMHLMKNFWHRQALASTQNLLLAKEKRELLEENQKYKDFIKLMSKRENIDDMLKTFTVTPLLVPKEQDCYKKNKLK is encoded by the exons atggatCCCGCTGAGCTTATAGATATGGCGAAAAGAGCCACAGAATTGAAAAGTGTGAATTATGCAGATGAGCAACCACAACCAGAAGTGGCGCCAgtcaaaaagaagaaaaagaagctAACCAAAGCACAAAAGCGTGAATTGCGACTACAAAGAGAGCTAGAGTTTAAGAAATTGGAGATAACG GAACATCTCAAACGCGAGCTCGAGTTATCCAAGCGTTCGGCGAAAAGAGGTAAAGAAGATTGGGAGGAAATATGTCGAGAGATTAAAATTGAGGAATTGAAAACCGAGGTTTTG GAATGGTCGAAGAAGACGCAACGTGTAATGCAACAAAAAGATGAAAAAGTCCAAAGCCTACTTGCAGATATCGAGTCCACACAGGAGTTGCACAAACGGAACTTTGAACGTCATTTACAGGTGTTGGATTTTGCCATCA GTTGCTACAACACCTTGCTCGAAGTTTCCAAACAACTCTACGAAAGCGAGGCCCAACAGCTTATCGAGGAGTTCAAGGACGAATTGAACGCACATCAGAAGATACAGGATGGCTTCCGAGTCAACTGTGAAAACATTATGCACGCCACGAATTTGGTGGTGGAAAATCAAATGCTTACCGACTACGAGATCTTCGTGGAGAAGCAAGACAACGAAGTGAACACGGAGATTGAGAAGCGTTTTTGCATACGCGACGCGGTAATCGCCAAAATGAAAACGCTACACAAACAACTCATCGACTTTATTAACTCATTGGTGAATGTCTCGTTGGACACGAAGAAATACGAACACATACACATGCTGATGGACCGTCAGCGAAACTTCGTCATCGAATCACGACGTCTGAATGATATAGAATTTCGACTGACGCGCACAGCCGGCGAATTGCAACGTGATTTGGTGCATAATGAAGTGGAGGCGCAACGCAAGCTCGCGGACTTGCGGCTGGAGCAGGAGTATTTCTTGCAGGTGCGCAAGGGTATCGAACGAAACATTAATTACGATCGGAATGTCACGTTTGAGAAGCTGCAAACGCTCTCTGGCGAATGTTATGGCATGCTGAAG GATTATCAAAAACTGCTGAAATACGGCGAGCTGCTGCTCTCACATGCCGCCAATTGCCGGAAATTACAGACAGAATCGGAAAAGGTTGTTGCTCCCAAGAACGAAGATGAGGCTTCCGTCGATGATGCAACATTTCAACTTGAAGCCTTGAACTTGAAGGCACATATTGATATATCCGAAGAG GAGCTTTCGAAGCACATGCatttaatgaaaaacttttggcATCGTCAAGCGCTCGCTTCTACACAAAATCTGCTCTTAGCCAAAGAGAAACGTGAACTATTGGAAGAGAATCAGAAATATAAGGATTTCATAAAGCTCATGAGCAAACGAGAGAATATCGATGATATGCTGAAAACTTTCACAGTGACGCCGCTGTTAGTTCCGAAGGAGCAGGATTGctacaagaaaaacaaattgaaataa